A part of Arthrobacter dokdonellae genomic DNA contains:
- a CDS encoding ribose-5-phosphate isomerase yields the protein MRVHIATDHAGMELSSHLITALTAKGYEMVDHGPSAYDAEDDYPSFCINAALAVVADQAAGVDALGIVLGGSGNGEQIAANKVKGVRAALAWNLDTAKLAREHNDANVVAVGGRQHTVEEATALIEAFLAEPFSNAERHVRRIGKIAAYEATGEVVV from the coding sequence GGAGCTAAGCTCCCACCTCATCACCGCACTGACCGCCAAGGGCTACGAGATGGTGGACCACGGACCCAGCGCCTACGACGCCGAGGACGACTACCCCTCCTTCTGCATCAACGCCGCGCTCGCGGTCGTGGCCGACCAGGCCGCCGGCGTGGACGCGCTGGGCATTGTGCTGGGCGGCTCGGGCAACGGCGAGCAGATCGCCGCGAACAAGGTCAAGGGCGTCCGGGCGGCCCTCGCCTGGAACCTGGACACCGCCAAGCTGGCGCGCGAACACAACGACGCCAACGTGGTGGCCGTCGGCGGCCGCCAGCACACGGTCGAGGAGGCCACCGCGCTGATCGAGGCGTTCCTCGCCGAACCGTTCAGCAACGCCGAGCGCCACGTGCGCCGCATTGGCAAGATCGCCGCGTATGAGGCCACCGGCGAGGTCGTCGTGTAA